From Pseudomonas sp. G2-4:
CGCGTTATCGCGGCTGGCAGCGTCAGGCCTCTGGTGTACTGACGGTGCAGGAAACCCTTGAAAATGCGCTGTCCAAAGTCGCCGATTCGCCCGTGTCGCTGCATTGCGCCGGCCGTACCGATGCCGGTGTGCACGCCTGCGGCCAAGTGGTGCATTTCGACACCCAGGTCGAGCGTTCGATGAAGGCTTGGGTGATGGGCGCCAACATCAACTTGCCTCACGACGTCAGCGTCAGCTGGGCCAAGGCGATGCCGGCACATTTCCACGCCCGCTTCAAGGCCATCGCCCGGCGCTATCGCTATGTGATCTACAACGATCAGATACGCCCGGCGCACCTGAACGAAGAAATCACCTGGAACCACCGTCCGCTGGACGTCGAACGCATGGCCGAGGCCGCGCAATACCTGGTCGGCGTCCATGATTTCAGCGCCTTCCGCGCCGGCCAGTGCCAGGCCAAGTCGCCGATCAAGGAACTGCATCACTTGCGCGTGACCCGTCACGGCAAAATGATTGTGCTCGACATCCGCGCCAGCGCGTTCCTGCATCACATGGTGCGCAACATCGCCGGTGTACTGATGACCATCGGTGCCGGCGAGCGGCCGGTGGAGTGGATCAAGGAGGTGCTCGAAAGCCGTATCCGCCGTTCCGGTGGCGTGACGGCGCATCCGTTTGGCCTGTATCTGGTGCAGGTCGAATACCGCGACGAATTCGAGCTGCCGCAGCGCTATATCGGGCCACATTTCCTCACGGGCTTCTCGGAACTCGACGGCTGACGGCCTGCGCAGCATTTGCTACCATCCGGGACTTTCACGGATTTACCTGAGGTTTTAACGACATGCCGGTCGTTCGCAGCAAGATTTGCGGGATCACCCGCGTCGAGGACGCGTTGGCGGCGGTCGAGGCTGGGGCCGATGCGATCGGGCTGGTGTTTTATGCCAAGAGCCCACGAGCGGTCACGGTGCAGCAGGCGAGGGCGATCATCCAATCCCTGCCGCCGTTTGTGACCCCGGTGGGCCTGTTCGTCAACGCCAGCCGTTGCGAGCTGGGCGAAATCCTCGATGCGGTGCCACTAGCCCTGTTGCAGTTTCACGGCGACGAGACGCCGGCCGATTGCGAAGGCTGGCATCGCCCGTACATCAAGGCATTGCGGGTCAAGGCCGGGGATGACATTGCGGCCAGCTGCGAGGCCTTTGCCGGTGCCAGCGGCATTTTGCTGGACACCTACGTGGAAGGTGTTCCCGGCGGCACCGGCGAAGCGTTCGATTGGTCATTGGTGCCGCAAGGCCTGGGCAAACCGATTATCCTCGCCGGTGGCTTGACGGCGGAAAACGTGGCCGAGGCCATTCGCCAGGTTCGCCCATACGCGGTGGACGTGAGCGGCGGCGTGGAGCAGGGCAAGGGCATCAAGGATCCGGCAAAGATTCGTGCGTTCATGGCGGCTGTACGCGGCAGCCAGTCGTCAATGTGACGGCTGGCAGACTGCCGCCGTCCATACCAGCACTGTACAAAGCAGGCAGGCACCGCCTTCGGGTGGGCCGATAGCGAAGTGGTAGCCGCGCTGCAGCGGTTGTCGGGATGGCTGAGGAAGGTTGGGTTGCACGCAGGTCATGTTTCGCACTGACCGTGGTGGCCCCTCGACTCGCCGCACAATGAATTTAGCTCAAGGGCATACGCGGGGCCGCGAACCAAAGCGTTCGGGCCGCCGGTACTGGAGAAAGAAAGCATGAGCAACTGGTTGGTAGACAAACTGATCCCTTCGATCATGCGTTCCGAGGTGAAGAAAAGCTCGGTGCCTGAAGGTCTGTGGCACAAATGTCCATCCTGCGAAGCGGTGCTGTATCGCCCAGAGCTGGAAAAGACCCTGGACGTTTGCCCCAAGTGCAACCACCACATGCGCATTGGTGCGCGTGCCCGTATCGACATCTTCCTGGACGCCGAAGGCCGTGTTGAGCTGGGCGCCGACCTGGAGCCCGTGGACCGTCTGAAATTCCGCGACGGCAAGAAGTACAAGGATCGCCTGACCGCAGCCCAGAAGCAGACCGGCGAAAAAGACGCCCTGGTGTCCATAAGCGGCACCTTGCTGGGCATGCCAGTGGTGGTCTCGGCCTTCGAGTTCTCTTTCATGGGCGGTTCCATGGGTGCCATCGTCGGTGAGCGCTTCGTTCGCGCCGCCAACCATGCCCTGGAAAATCGTTGCCCAATGATCTGCTTCGCCGCTTCCGGTGGTGCGCGGATGCAGGAAGCGCTGATCTCCCTGATGCAAATGGCCAAGACCTCTGCGGTGCTGGCGCGTCTGCGTGAAGAAGGCATTCCGTTCATCTCGGTACTGACCGACCCGGTCTACGGCGGCGTTTCCGCCAGCCTGGCGATGCTGGGTGATGTGATCGTCGGCGAGCCGAAAGCCCTGATCGGTTTCGCCGGCCCGCGCGTGATCGAGCAGACCGTGCGGGAAAAACTGCCGGAAGGCTTCCAGCGCAGTGAGTTCCTGCTTGAGCACGGCGCCATCGACATGATCATTCATCGCCAGGAGCTGCGTCCGCGTCTGGGCAATCTGCTGGCTCAACTGATGGGCCTGCCGACGCCGAAATTCGTCGCCGCACCGATCGAGCCGATCGTGGTTCCGCCGGCGCCTGCTGGTCTATGACCCAACGTACCCTGGGCGACTGGCTGGCCTACCTCGAGCAGTTGCATCCATCGGCCATCGACATGGGGCTGGAGCGCTCGCAAGCGGTAGCGTCCCGCATGGGACTGGTCAAGCCGGCGCCCCGGGTCATCACCGTCACCGGCACCAACGGCAAGGGTTCGACCTGCTCCTTCGTGGCCTCGCTGTTGCGGGCCCAGGGGCTGAGCGTCGGTGTCTACAGCTCGCCGCACCTGCTGCGCTACAACGAGCGGGTGCAAGTCAATGGTGTCGAAGCCACTGACGCCGAGTTGTGCGAAGCCTTTGCCGCGGTGGAAGCCGGGCGGGGCGAGACGTCCCTCACGTATTTCGAGATGGGCACCCTGGCGGCATTCTGGCTGTTCGCCCGTAGTGGCCTGGATGCCGTGGTGCTGGAAGTCGGTCTGGGCGGACGACTGGATACGGTCAACCTGGTGGATGCCGACATCGCGCTGGTCACCAGTATCGGTGTGGACCATGCCGATTACTTGGGCGACACCCGCGAATCCGTGGCCTTCGAGAAGGCCGGCATCTTTCGCCAGGGCGCGCCTGCGCTCTGCGGCGATCTCAATCCCCCTCAACCGTTGCTGGACAAGGTCCGTGAACTGAGCTGCCCGTTCCTCCTGCGCGGTCGGGATTTCGATCTGGCGATGACCGAGCAGCACTGGCAGTGGCGGGGCAGTGATGCCCAGGGCAATCCGGTGGAATTGCACGATCTGCCGCTGCTGGACCTGCCGATGGAAAACGCTGCACTGGCGCTGCAGGCCTACCTGTTGTTGGGCTTGCCGTGGGAGGCCGGACAAATCGTCGAGGCCTTGCAAGCGACCCACGTTGTCGGGCGTCTCGATCAACGGCAGGTCGATTGGCAGGGCAAGCGCCTGAACCTGTTGCTGGATGTCGGCCACAACCCGCACGCGGCGCAGTACTTGGCCGAGCGCCTGGCACGGCGGCCGGTAGAGGGGCGGCGCCTGGCGGTGTTCGGGCTGTTGTCCGACAAGGATCTGGATGGCGTTGTCGACGCGTTGAGTGCTAGTGTCCAGCATTGGGCGGTGACGCCGCTGGATTCGCCGCGCTCGCGCCCGGCGGCTGAGTTGCAGGCAGCCTTGCAGCGTCGCGGTGCTTCGGTGCAAACCTACGACAGTGTGGCTGCCGCGCTGGAAGGTCAATGTACCCTGGCGACGTCCGAGGACGAGGTTCTGCTGTTCGGATCATTTTTTTGTGTTGCCGAGGCCCTTCAATGGGTGGCCCGGCGCGCCACGGAGGAAGCTGCAGATGGCATTGCTGGATAAAGCGTACAAGCAGCGCATGGTGGGGGCCTTGGTATTGGTGGCCCTGGCCGTGATTTTCCTGCCGATGCTGTTTTCCCGTCAGGATGAACAGCGCCAGGTAACGGTCGATGCACCGGCCGCGCCCCAGGCACCGTCCGTGTCGCCTGTGCAGGTCGAGCCTGTTGCGGTGCCCGAGCCGGAGGCGCTGCCCCAGGAGCCTGTTCCCAGCGATGAGGAGCTGGCCGAGCAGCCGGCACCTTCGATGCCGATTGCACCGGCGCCCGCAACGCCTGCCGCACCGAGCAAGCCGCCCGTCGCTCCAACTCCAGTCCCTGCCACTCCGGCGGTCAAGCCGCCCCCAAGCCAACCGATTACCGCCGCAACTACCAAGCCGGACACCACGCAAAACCGCGTGGATGCCAACGGCCTGTCGATCAGTTGGTCGGTGCAACTGGCCAGCCTGACCAGCCGTGAAAGCGCCGAAAGCCTGCAGAAAACCCTGCGCAGCCAAGGCTACAACGCCTACATTCGCTCCGTCGATGGCAAGAATCGGGTGTTTGTCGGCCCGTTGATCGAGCGTGCCGAGGCCGACCGTCTGCGCGACCTGCTCAGCCGTCAGCAAAACCTCAAGGGTTTCGTGGTGCGCTTCCAGCCAGAGCGCGGTTAACAGCGATTTACCTGATTTGAATCGTGCAGCTTACCGACAGCCCTGCGCTCTGCTAAAATGCGCCGCCTTATCCGTCTGTAGGCTGCACCGTGCCATTTACCTGGGTTGACTGGGCGATCGTTGCGATCGTCGCCATCTCCGCATTGATCAGTCTGAGCCGCGGCTTCGTCAAGGAAGCCCTCTCGCTGCTGACCTGGATCATCGCGGGAGTCGTAGCCTGGATGTTTGGTGGTTCGCTGTCCCAGTACCTCGCCGGATACATCGAAACTCCATCGGCTCGCGTGATCGCGGGCTGTGCCATCTTGTTTATCGCCACCTTGCTGGTCGGCGCAATGATCAATTATCTGATCGGCGAACTGATTCGCGTCACCGGGCTTTCCGGGACGGACCGGTTCCTGGGCATGGCCTTCGGCGCGGCGCGTGGCGCGTTGCTGGTGGTCGTGGCCGTCGGGCTCCTGAGCCTGGGGCCGGTGCAGCAGGATACGTGGTGGCAGGAGTCCCGGCTCGTGCCACAATTTCTATTGGTCGCAGACTGGTCCAAAAACCTGATCCTGGGTTGGAGCAGTCAGTGGCTTGCCAGCGGTATCAGCGTACCCGCTGAAATACCGTTCAAGGAACACCTCTTGCCGACGGCCAAAACGCCGCAGTGAGTGTTGTTCAGTTCAGATCCATTAAGTAGGGGTTGCGTCGCATGTGTGGCATCGTCGGTATCGTCGGTAAGTCGAACGTCAATCAGGCGCTGTATGACGCGCTAACCGTGCTCCAGCACCGCGGCCAGGACGCTGCCGGTATCGTGACCAGCCATGACGGCCGGTTATTCCTGCGCAAGGACAACGGCCTGGTGCGCGACGTGTTCCACCAGCGTCACATGCAGCGCCTGGTCGGCCACATGGGCATTGGCCACGTGCGCTACCCGACCGCGGGCAGCTCGACGTCGGCCGAAGCCCAGCCGTTCTACGTCAACTCGCCGTACGGCATCACCCTGGCGCACAACGGCAACTTGACCAACGTCGAGCAGCTGGCCAAGGAGATCTACGAATCGGATCTGCGCCACGTCAACACCAATTCCGACTCGGAAGTGATGCTCAACGTGTTCGCCCATGAGCTGGCCCAGCGCGGCAAGCTGCAGCCGACCGAAGAAGACGTGTTCGCTGCCGTGACCGACGTGCATAACCGTTGCGTCGGCGGCTACGCGGTGGTGGCGATGATCACCGGCTACGGGATCGTCGGTTTCCGCGATCCCCACGGCATCCGCCCGATCGTGTTCGGCCAGCGTCACACCGACGAAGGCGTCGAGTACATGATCGCCTCCGAAAGCGTATCCCTGGACGTACTGGGCTTCACCCTGATTCGCGACCTGGCTCCGGGCGAAGCGGTCTACATCACTGAAGACGGCAAGCTGTACACCCGTCAGTGCGCGACCAACCCGTCCTTGACCCCCTGCATCTTCGAACACGTCTACCTGGCGCGTCCGGATTCGATCATCGACGGTGTCTCGGTCTACAAGGCCCGCCTGCGCATGGGCGAGAAGCTGGCCGACAAGATCCTGCGCGAGCGTCCGGATCACGACATCGACGTGGTCATCCCGATTCCGGACACCAGCCGTACTTCGGCCCTGGAGCTGGCGAACCACCTGGGCGTCAAGTTCCGCGAAGGCTTCGTGAAGAACCGCTACATCGGCCGGACCTTCATCATGCCCGGCCAGGCCGCACGGAAAAAATCCGTACGCCAGAAGCTCAACGCCATCGAACTGGAATTTCGCGGCAAGAACGTGATGCTGGTGGACGACTCCATCGTGCGCGGCACCACCTGTAAGCAGATCATCCAGATGGCCCGCGAAGCCGGTGCCAAGAACGTGTATTTCTGCTCCGCGGCCCCGGCCGTGCGCTACCCGAACGTCTACGGCATCGATATGCCGAGCGCCCATGAGCTGATCGCTCATAACCGCACCACCCAGGAGGTGGCTGACCTGATCGGTGCCGACTGGTTGATCTACCAGGACCTGCCGGACCTGATCGAAGCGGTCGGTGGCGGCAAGATCAAGATCGAGCAGTTCGACTGCGCGGTGTTCGACGGCAAGTATGTTACCGGCGACATCGACGAGGCCTACCTGAACAAGATCGAGAACGCGCGTAACGATGCGTCCAAGGCCAAGACCCAGGCGGTCAGCGCGATCATCGATCTGTACAACAACTGATGAACGAACCGGCCCTGAGGGGCCGGTTTGCGTTTAAACCGATTTCAGGAGTGACAGCATGAGTCAGGATTGGGATGCCGGTCGGCTGGACAGCGACCTTGAAGGCGTAGCGTTCGATACCCTGGCGGTTCGCGCTGGTCAGCACCGCACGCCGGAAGCCGAACATGGCGATCCGATGTTCTTCACCTCCAGCTACGTGTTCCGCACCGCTGCCGATGCGGCGGCGCGGTTTGCCGGCGAAGTGCCGGGCAACGTTTACTCGCGCTATACCAACCCGACTGTGCGGGCGTTCGAAGAGCGCATCGCCGCCCTGGAGGGTGCCGAGCAAGCCGTGGCCACCGCCACCGGCATGGCGGCGATCATGGCCGTGGTGATGAGCCTGTGCAGCGCCGGCGACCATGTGCTGGTGTCCCGTAGCGTCTTCGGCTCGACCATCAGCCTGTTCGAGAAGTACTTCAAGCGCTTTGGCGTGGAAGTCGATTATGTACCCCTGGCGGACTTGTCCGGTTGGGATGCCGCGATCAAGGCCAACACCAAGCTGCTGTTCGTCGAATCGCCTTCCAACCCGTTGGCCGAGCTGGTGGATATCGCGGCGCTGGCGGAAATCGCCCACGCCAAGGGTGCCATGCTGGTGGTCGATAACTGCTTCTGCACCCCGGCGCTGCAACAGCCGCTGAAAATGGGCGCGGATGTGGTGGTGCATTCGGCGACCAAGTTCATCGACGGCCAGGGTCGTTGCATGGGCGGTGTGGTGGCCGGTCGTGGTGAACAGATGAAAGAAGTGGTGGGCTTCCTGCGTACCGCCGGGCCGACCCTCAGCCCGTTCAACGCTTGGATCTTCCTCAAGGGCCTGGAAACCCTGGGCCTGCGCATGAAGGCGCACTGCGCCAACGCCCAAGCCCTGGCCGAGTGGCTGGAGCAGCAGGACGGTATTGAGAAAGTGCATTACGCCGGCCTCAAGAGCCATCCGCAACATGACCTGGCCACGCGTCAGCAACGCGGCTTCGGTGCGGTGGTGAGCTTCGAGGTCAAGGGAGGCAAGGAGGGCGCCTGGCGCTTTATCGACGCCACCCGGTTGATCTCCATCACTGCCAACCTGGGTGATAGCAAGACCACCATCACCCATCCGAGCACCACCTCCCACGGCCGCTTGTCGCCCCAGGAGCGTGAAGCGGCGGGCATTCGTGACAGCCTGATCCGCGTCGCGGTCGGTCTGGAAGACGTAGCCGACCTGCAAGCCGACCTGGCCCGCGGGTTGGCGGCCTTGTGATCGAGCTGGCAACGCCGCCGAGCGGCACCCATGGCCGGGTTGCCCTGGTGACGGGCGCCGCACGGGGCATCGGCCTGGGCATTGCCGCCTGGTTGATCTGTGAAGGCTGGCAGGTGGTGCTGACCGACCTGGACCGCGAGCGCGGTTCCAAGGTTGCGAAGACGTTGGGCGATAACGCCTGGTTCATCGCCATGGACGTCGCGGACGAGTCGCAAGTCGCCACCTGCGTTGCTGAAGTACTCGGGCAGTTCGGGCGGCTCGACGCGCTGGTGTGCAACGCGGCCATCGCCGACCCGCACAACATCACCCTGGAAAGCTTGGACCTGGCTTACTGGAATCGCGTCCTGGCCGTGAACCTTGGCGGGCCGATGCTGCTGGCCAAGCATTGCGCGCCGTACCTGCGCGCCCACAATGGCGCCATCGTCAACCTGGCCTCGACCCGTGCCGCACAATCGGAGCCCGACTCCGAAGCCTATGCGGCGAGCAAGGGCGGCTTGCTGGCCCTGACCCATGCCCTGGCGATCAGCCTGGGGCCGGAGATCCGGGTCAATGCCGTCAGCCCTGGCTGGATCGATGCCCGCGACCCATCCCAGCGTCGTGCGCAGCCACTGACCGACGCCGATCACGCCCAGCATCCGACGGGCAGGGTTGGCACGGTAGAGGACGTGGCGGCGATGGTGGCTTGGCTGTTGTCGCGCAATGCTGGTTTCGTCACGGGCCAGGAGTTCGTGGTGGACGGCGGCATGACCAAGAAAATGATTTATGAGTGAGGAGCAGCTGCAAGTGGCGAGCTGCAAGCTGCAAGCGATTATGTGGTGTTGGCGCTTTTGACTTGCAGCTTGCGGCTCGAAGCTGTTTTTGAAAAAAATCCAACCCTGCTATTGACTTAGCTTCGGTACCTGCGTAAATTTCGCGGCCTCAACGAAGCAAAGGGTGATTAGCTCAGCTGGGAGAGCGTCTGCCTTACAAGCAGAATGTCGGCGGTTCGATCCCGTCATCACCCACCATGTTTTACGAGAGTTTTGCGAAAGCAAGACGGAAGCTGTCAAAAGCCTCCACCGACGCGCAGCGGTAGTTCAGTCGGTTAGAATACCGGCCTGTCACGCCGGGGGTCGCGGGTTCGAGTCCCGTCCGCTGCGCCATATTTTCCGAAGCAGGTTCGCCTGGTTCGAGATCCAGACCCAAGGGTTTTGATCAGACGAGTTAACTGGACGCAAGTCCATAGCGATACGCAGCGGTAGTTCAGTCGGTTAGAATACCGGCCTGTCACGCCGGGGGTCGCGGGTTCGAGTCCCGTCCGCTGCGCCATATCTGCTTCGAGGCCCACTGAACGCCTTGAAGCTAAGAAGAAGGCTGAAAAGCTATCTTCTAGTCGATAGCAAAGACCCTGGTCGAAAGACCGGGGTTTTTTGTTTTTGTGGTTTGGGTTTTCTTCCCCCCTCATTCGCACTTTGTCAGCTCTGACGGCACGTTTGACGATGCGTTCTTATTCAGTATGATTAACTTTAAATCGAATCGCCGAAGAGTTGCGTAGAATCAGGCGACCTGAACTCAAGAAGACGTAACGATTTGGAGCAATCCTGACATGGCTACCACCACGAAAACCCGATCTGTCACGGCTCACGTCCCTGAGCAACTGGCCCAAAAAGTCGATTTGATGGCGGAGCGTCTGGAACGCTCCAAAAACTGGATCGTTAAACAGGCACTGTCGGCTTGGATAGATCAGGAAGAAGAGCGTAGTCGCATGACTCATGAGGCCCTGGCTGATGTTGACGCTGGTCGGGTGATTGACCAGCAAGCTGTCCAAGCCTGGGCTGATAGCCTTAGTACCGACACTCCGTTGCCGGTGCCGCGCTGATGGAGTTGAAGTGGACGAGCAGGGCGCTCTCTGATATATCGCGGCTTTACGAATTTCTGGCGGCAGTGAATCAGCCTGCGGCGGCACGAACGGTGCAGCAGCTCACCGCTGCACCGATCACGTTGCTGACCAACCCGCGTATCGGTGAACGCCTTGAAGAGTTCGAGCCGCGGGGTGTGCGCCGAATTCAGATCGGCCACTATGAGATGCGTTACGAAATAATAGATTCCACCGTTTACCTGCTACGCCTGTGGCATACCCGCGAGAATCGATAGCAGGGTTAGCCGGCTGCGGGTGATGAACCGCGAGTCTCAAAACCCAAGCTTATCCCTCAACCCGTAGTACCAAGCCCCCATCGCCGCGAACGGTGTACGCAACAGCTGCCCGCCAGGGAAAGGGTAGTGGGGCAGGTCCGCAAACGCATCAAAACGCTCAGCCTGACCACGCAGCGCCTCGGCCAGGACCTTGCCCGCCAAGTGCGTATACGTCACGCCATGGCCGCTGCAGCCCTGGGAATAATAGATGTTATCCCCCAGGCGCCCGACCTGCGGAAGACGCGACAACGTCAGCAGGAAATTTCCGGTCCAGGCGTAATCGATCTTCACATCCTTGAGCTTCGGAAATGCCTTGAGCATCTTCGGACGGATGATTGCTTCGATATTCGCCGGATCCCTCGCGCCATACACCACGCCGCCGCCGAAGATCAGGCGCTTGTCGCCCGTCAGGCGGTAGTAATCGAGCAGGTAGTTGCAGTCTTCGACGCAATAATCCTGCGGCAGCAGACGGCGAGCCAGCTCAGCATCCAGCGGCTCAGTGGCGATGACCTGGGTGCCGCACGGCATCGACTTGGCCGCCAGCTCCGGCACCAGGTTGCCCAGGTAGGCATTGCCCGCCACGATAATGAACTTGGCCCTGACCTTGCCCTGCGGCGTGTGCACCACCGGGCTGGCGCCACGCTCGATACGCACCGCCGGCGACTGTTCATAAATCACCCCGCCAAGGGACTCCACCGCCGCCGCTTCGCCCAATGCCAGGTTGAGCGGATGAATATGCCCACCGCTCATGTCCAGCATGCCGCCCACATACTCCTCGCAAGCCACCACCTCGCGAATACGCCGCTGATCCAGCAGCTCCAGCTGGGTATGGCCGAAACGCTCCCATAAACGCTTTTGCGACTCCAGATGGCCCATCTGTTTAGCGGTGAGGGCGGCGAATACACCGCCGTCCTTCAAATCGCACTGAATCTGATACTTCGCCACCCGCTCACGAATGATCCGCCCGCCCTCAAACGCCATGTTGCCCAGCAATTGCGCCTGTTGCGGACCGACACTGCGCTCGATCACATCGATGTCGCGGCTATAACTGTTAACGATCTGCCCGCCATTACGGCCCGAAGCCCCAAAGCCCACCTTCGCCGCCTCAAGGATCGTGACCTTGAAACCGTTCTCCAGCAAAAACAGCGCAGAGGACAGGCCCGTGTAGCCAGCACCGATCACGCAAACATCCGTCTCGACGTCATCCTGCAGGGCGGGGCGCGGAGGAACCGGATTGGCCGACGCGGCGTAATAAGACTCTGGATACGGTGTGTTCGCCATTCTGGAACCTCTGTTTTATATTTTTTACGAATGCGCCGATCCTACCCGAGATAAAAATTGGCCGCCAGCCACCCCCTGAATCTTCGTCGTATTGATGAAATTAAATATTTTGCATATTCATAGGGTTAGGTGAAAAAAAGGTATTGACACCCCTTTGGAATTCCGTAGAATGCCGCCTCACAGCAGGCACGTAGCTCAGTTGGTTAGAGCACCACCTTGACATGGTGGGGGTCGTTGGTTCGAGTCCAATCGCGCCTACCAAACAAAATCCGCTCTGCTGGGCGGTCTAGAAGGGCTCACCGAAAGGTGGGCCCTTTTTTGTTGGCGCACATAAGGACATGGTCATGCGGGTTGTCATTTTCGTAACTTTTCTTTCTATAGCACTCGCTGGTTGCTCTGGAATACCTTCAGTTCCATACGAAGAGCCTACTCAATCAGAGGGAATGGCGCGTGTTCGCGTTATCACGAACTCCGATGTGTATGGAGATAGCATCGTCGGCAGTTGTGCTCCTGCTACCCGGCATAAGATGGCTGAAGCCGGACGTTTCGGGTCGGACGGTACGGCGAGCGTCAATTATCCGCAGTATCCCCTGAAGTCGGCGAGCATTGGCATACCGAAAAGAGTTTGGCCCAGCCTTATCCAGTACATCCCTGCAATTCGGATGGGGGAAGGGGCTTACAAAGAGGTCGTAACCGAGTATCGCGTTAGGGCGGATCTGCCATTCCAAATTGCAACCTGGGGCGCGACCATTGCGGGCAACGGCAGCTCTTACCGGACCTGTGGTGGCCAGGCGCTCGTTTACAAGTTGGAACCAGGGAAAGACTACGAGGCGGTGGTAGGGGTGGATAGCAGACCAAGCAAAGATGGCGAGCCAGCGCTAATTTGCATGTTGGCGGTTCTCGAACTTACCACTTTGCCTGGTACTTCGATTGTGATTCCCCAAAAGCTGACGCCTGCTGCGCCTCCGCAGGTGCTCTGCAAAAACTAATAAGCACAGCCCGCCATCGAGTGGGTTTTGCGTCTGGCAGAAACGAGAAAGCCCCGACTTAGGTCGTAATGCAGTTCACTTAAGGCAATCGAGAAACCCGTGGCGAGGGAGCTTGCTCCCGCTGGGCCGCGAAGCGGCCCCAAAACCGGCCAAATGCGGAGCATCAGACACACCGCACCCTCCGGTTTACGACTGCTTCGCAGCCGAGCGGGAGCAAGCTCCCTCGCCACAGGTCCATCATTTTTCTTAAATGAACCGCATTGCGACTTAGGTCGGGGCTTTCTTGTTGCGGCGAATAAAGAGAGGGCGACCTCAGGTTGTGCGCGACACGTCCTGAAGCCACCAGATCGCAGAACCAGCCTGCAAGCAGCCAAGGCCCCACTGCGCGAGCGAGCAGGAGGCGGTACCGTGGTTCTCCTTTCAGAAGGAAAACGGGGATAGGCCACGATTATTAGATGGGGCGATTACAAGTGAGCTCAAATCGTGGTCTCCCCCCAGTCTCTTCGGTCGGTTTTTTGTGGGAGGGGAGGTAGCCCGCAATCTTGATGCCCCTTGGGAAAACGGCTGCCTACACTGGATTAGCTCACTAATAAAAGGACATGGAATGCTCATCGTCTTCAGCGGCCTTCCCGGCACCGGAAAAACGACTATCGCCTATGATCTCGCCGCTACAACAGGCGCCGTGTACCTGCGGATCGATACGATTGAGCAGGCGATTCGAAACTCGGGCGCTCTTGCGCAAGATGTGGGAAGCAGTGGTTACCTGGTCGCCAATGAGCTTGCGCTGAGTAATCTTCGTTTGAGTCGCACGGTCATCGTTGATGGTGTCAATCCCGTCATCGAAAGCCGAATCGCGTGGAGCGGCATCGCCTCACAGGCGGGTAGTCGATTGGCAAACATCCAAGTGATTTGCTCCGATAAACATGAACATCGGCGCCGGGTGGAAGCAAGGATGGCTGATATTTCCGGGCTGACTCCACCCACCTGGCAGTCGGTACTGGATCATGAGTATGAGCAGTGGGATGAAGCTCCGTTTTGCATAGACACAGCCTTGACCTCTCCGGTGCAGGCGGTCTCGATGATAATCAACCGATTCCTGTCCAGTGAGTAAAGTTGTCGCGCCAGCGGCATCGACGCAAATTCCTACGTAAACCTCGGAAACCAGTGCATTGCAGTATCAGGATGTCCAACTTATTGTCTCTCTGTCGCCCAGATGGCGATTCGGGTTTGGCGACTCG
This genomic window contains:
- the truA gene encoding tRNA pseudouridine(38-40) synthase TruA; the protein is MAADGFFRIALGVEYKGSRYRGWQRQASGVLTVQETLENALSKVADSPVSLHCAGRTDAGVHACGQVVHFDTQVERSMKAWVMGANINLPHDVSVSWAKAMPAHFHARFKAIARRYRYVIYNDQIRPAHLNEEITWNHRPLDVERMAEAAQYLVGVHDFSAFRAGQCQAKSPIKELHHLRVTRHGKMIVLDIRASAFLHHMVRNIAGVLMTIGAGERPVEWIKEVLESRIRRSGGVTAHPFGLYLVQVEYRDEFELPQRYIGPHFLTGFSELDG
- a CDS encoding phosphoribosylanthranilate isomerase, producing the protein MPVVRSKICGITRVEDALAAVEAGADAIGLVFYAKSPRAVTVQQARAIIQSLPPFVTPVGLFVNASRCELGEILDAVPLALLQFHGDETPADCEGWHRPYIKALRVKAGDDIAASCEAFAGASGILLDTYVEGVPGGTGEAFDWSLVPQGLGKPIILAGGLTAENVAEAIRQVRPYAVDVSGGVEQGKGIKDPAKIRAFMAAVRGSQSSM
- the accD gene encoding acetyl-CoA carboxylase, carboxyltransferase subunit beta codes for the protein MSNWLVDKLIPSIMRSEVKKSSVPEGLWHKCPSCEAVLYRPELEKTLDVCPKCNHHMRIGARARIDIFLDAEGRVELGADLEPVDRLKFRDGKKYKDRLTAAQKQTGEKDALVSISGTLLGMPVVVSAFEFSFMGGSMGAIVGERFVRAANHALENRCPMICFAASGGARMQEALISLMQMAKTSAVLARLREEGIPFISVLTDPVYGGVSASLAMLGDVIVGEPKALIGFAGPRVIEQTVREKLPEGFQRSEFLLEHGAIDMIIHRQELRPRLGNLLAQLMGLPTPKFVAAPIEPIVVPPAPAGL
- the folC gene encoding bifunctional tetrahydrofolate synthase/dihydrofolate synthase, which encodes MTQRTLGDWLAYLEQLHPSAIDMGLERSQAVASRMGLVKPAPRVITVTGTNGKGSTCSFVASLLRAQGLSVGVYSSPHLLRYNERVQVNGVEATDAELCEAFAAVEAGRGETSLTYFEMGTLAAFWLFARSGLDAVVLEVGLGGRLDTVNLVDADIALVTSIGVDHADYLGDTRESVAFEKAGIFRQGAPALCGDLNPPQPLLDKVRELSCPFLLRGRDFDLAMTEQHWQWRGSDAQGNPVELHDLPLLDLPMENAALALQAYLLLGLPWEAGQIVEALQATHVVGRLDQRQVDWQGKRLNLLLDVGHNPHAAQYLAERLARRPVEGRRLAVFGLLSDKDLDGVVDALSASVQHWAVTPLDSPRSRPAAELQAALQRRGASVQTYDSVAAALEGQCTLATSEDEVLLFGSFFCVAEALQWVARRATEEAADGIAG
- a CDS encoding SPOR domain-containing protein — its product is MALLDKAYKQRMVGALVLVALAVIFLPMLFSRQDEQRQVTVDAPAAPQAPSVSPVQVEPVAVPEPEALPQEPVPSDEELAEQPAPSMPIAPAPATPAAPSKPPVAPTPVPATPAVKPPPSQPITAATTKPDTTQNRVDANGLSISWSVQLASLTSRESAESLQKTLRSQGYNAYIRSVDGKNRVFVGPLIERAEADRLRDLLSRQQNLKGFVVRFQPERG
- a CDS encoding CvpA family protein, translated to MPFTWVDWAIVAIVAISALISLSRGFVKEALSLLTWIIAGVVAWMFGGSLSQYLAGYIETPSARVIAGCAILFIATLLVGAMINYLIGELIRVTGLSGTDRFLGMAFGAARGALLVVVAVGLLSLGPVQQDTWWQESRLVPQFLLVADWSKNLILGWSSQWLASGISVPAEIPFKEHLLPTAKTPQ